The following proteins come from a genomic window of Streptomyces sp. NBC_01716:
- a CDS encoding lytic transglycosylase domain-containing protein has translation MAAKFGRRLRRGATTTAVAALAVAALSASQAPAIVSGGGGGDGGGKQASGSSVPDGDGSASGDSSYHTDLPPLNTPNKPGTSIDLPGLGSESEAGIPASVLAAYKQAEQSIAITNPGCNLPWELLAAIGKVESGQARGGRVDSEGTTLTPILGPVLNGVGFANISDTDNGEYDGDKTHDRAVGPMQFIPSTWATWGQDANGDGREDPNNIFDAALAAGRYLCANNRDLSIQANLDQAILSYNRSNEYLATVLSWLDYYKRGTHEVPDGTGVLPTGPGPLNPGGSGNSPSPSPSPTSSKPGKTPSPGSSPSPQDPGDSPSPKPPKPPKPPTTTPPATPAPTVQRLENAGTGKLSATAGGAFAERVSVRGEDATGKAVGKVAVRFEIVGDTDATFTGGGKQATVTSGSDGVATAPALQAGENTGDFTVRASAVGRTVPALDFTATVTERQADAVVRISDKELNAAPGAEFADAVEVKATNQGQTAPGVAVKATLVKSADDASPADKGPYFKGADGQPLRSLEGLKTNDQGLLVLPKIYADDTTGTFLLRIETAGGATVTIELKVTAPA, from the coding sequence ATGGCAGCGAAATTCGGCCGCCGGCTCCGCAGAGGGGCGACCACCACCGCGGTCGCCGCGCTCGCGGTCGCCGCACTCTCCGCCTCGCAGGCCCCGGCCATCGTCTCCGGTGGCGGTGGCGGTGACGGCGGCGGGAAGCAGGCGTCCGGATCGAGCGTGCCGGACGGCGACGGCTCGGCCTCCGGTGACTCCTCGTACCACACGGATCTCCCGCCGCTGAACACCCCGAACAAGCCCGGCACTTCGATCGATCTGCCAGGCCTCGGCAGTGAGTCGGAGGCCGGTATACCTGCCTCGGTGCTGGCCGCGTACAAGCAGGCCGAACAGAGCATCGCGATCACCAACCCCGGCTGCAATCTGCCGTGGGAGCTCCTCGCCGCGATCGGCAAGGTCGAGTCGGGCCAGGCGCGCGGCGGCAGGGTCGACAGCGAGGGCACCACGCTCACGCCGATCCTGGGCCCGGTGCTCAACGGTGTCGGCTTCGCCAACATCTCGGACACCGACAACGGCGAGTACGACGGGGACAAGACCCACGACCGTGCCGTGGGCCCGATGCAGTTCATCCCGTCCACCTGGGCCACCTGGGGCCAGGACGCGAACGGCGACGGCCGCGAGGACCCGAACAACATCTTCGACGCGGCGCTCGCCGCCGGCCGCTATCTCTGCGCCAACAACCGCGACCTGTCGATTCAGGCCAATCTCGACCAGGCGATCCTCAGCTACAACCGCTCGAACGAGTATCTGGCCACGGTCCTGTCCTGGCTCGACTACTACAAGCGCGGCACCCACGAGGTGCCGGACGGCACGGGCGTGCTGCCCACAGGCCCCGGCCCGCTGAACCCGGGCGGCTCCGGGAACTCGCCGAGCCCGAGCCCGAGTCCGACCTCGTCGAAGCCGGGCAAAACGCCGAGCCCCGGTTCGTCCCCGAGCCCGCAGGATCCGGGCGACTCGCCGTCGCCCAAGCCTCCCAAGCCCCCGAAGCCGCCGACGACGACACCGCCCGCGACCCCCGCGCCGACCGTCCAGCGGCTGGAGAACGCGGGCACGGGCAAGCTGTCCGCCACGGCGGGCGGGGCGTTCGCGGAGCGCGTCTCGGTGCGCGGCGAGGACGCCACCGGCAAGGCCGTCGGCAAGGTGGCCGTACGGTTCGAGATCGTCGGCGACACCGACGCGACGTTCACGGGCGGCGGCAAGCAGGCCACCGTCACCAGCGGCAGTGACGGCGTCGCCACGGCGCCCGCGCTCCAGGCGGGCGAGAACACCGGCGACTTCACGGTGCGGGCGAGTGCCGTGGGCCGTACGGTCCCGGCGCTCGACTTCACGGCGACGGTCACCGAGCGCCAGGCGGACGCGGTCGTCCGGATCAGCGACAAGGAACTCAACGCGGCGCCGGGCGCGGAGTTCGCCGACGCGGTCGAGGTCAAGGCCACCAACCAGGGCCAGACGGCTCCGGGCGTGGCGGTCAAGGCCACCCTGGTCAAGTCGGCCGACGACGCGTCGCCGGCCGACAAGGGCCCGTATTTCAAGGGCGCGGACGGTCAGCCGCTCAGGTCCCTGGAGGGGCTGAAGACGAACGACCAGGGCCTGCTCGTGCTTCCGAAGATCTACGCGGACGACACGACGGGCACGTTCCTGCTGCGGATCGAGACGGCGGGCGGCGCGACGGTGACGATCGAACTGAAGGTCACCGCCCCCGCGTAG